A single genomic interval of Zingiber officinale cultivar Zhangliang chromosome 4A, Zo_v1.1, whole genome shotgun sequence harbors:
- the LOC121970312 gene encoding U3 small nucleolar ribonucleoprotein protein MPP10-like codes for MAAAVEMEKEEESPMKKGEEALERLRSADPPLYLTQSSEFARDARAASCFLFSSLVPFCTKLPVDRLLVEGFDAEQIWYQIDLLSRPLLSTVRREFKRLEEEHHSRAGLSTIDADGDGEEMVVEKDEISVDDEGDEEDGDESEEKGSEDEEDGEEDDEDDGEADEEEEEEEEAGEAKGNVVEDKFLKMQDLENYLENAEAKEYGHPVKKGSGRKEKDDDTEEEEDDMDLEDFDSDGDEDAELGANARYEDFFGGNKKKQQKKCGTVGKRKRSSTELDAVDHFENTDEDVEKNDSEQKLLSTHEKELQKMRSKIEEMEKANLDPKSWTMQGEVTAAKRPKNSALEVDLDFEHNVRPAPVITEEVTASLEDIIKKRIIEGHFDDVERAPILPSKPPKETKEMDENKSKKGLAEIYEEEYAQKTGLAPALLSASDKLKTEATMLFKKISLKLDALSHFHFAPKPVIEDMSIQVNVPALAMEEVAPLAVSDAAMLAPEEIFHGKGNIKEEAELTKEERKRRRANQKRRFRRLKAETFKRAVQKTGQSAVPGATNEKPDS; via the exons ATGGCTGCGGCGGTGGAGATggagaaggaagaggaatcaCCGATGAAAAAGGGAGAGGAAGCGCTAGAACGTCTTAGGTCAGCTGATCCGCCGCTCTATCTTACGCAGTCATCGGAGTTTGCCCGGGACGCTCGAGCCGCCTCCTGCTTTCTCTTCTCATCCCTGGTCCCCTTCTGCACTAAGCTTCCTGTAGATCGCTTGCTCGTTGAGGGTTTCGATGCAGAGCAAATATGGTATCAAATCGACCTTCTCTCGCGACCCTTGCTCTCTACTGTCCGCCGGGAGTTCAAACGACTCGAGGAAGAGCACCATTCACGCGCAGGCTTAAGCACTATAGACGCTGACGGAGACGGGGAAGAGATGGTGGTGGAGAAGGACGAAATCTCTGTGGATGACGAAGGCGATGAAGAGGATGGAGATGAAAGCGAGGAAAAAGGGTCGGAAGACGAGGAAGATGGCGAGGAGGACGACGAAGATGATGGAGAggcagatgaggaggaagaggaagaggaagaagcagGCGAAGCAAAAGGGAACGTGGTTGAAGATAAGTTTTTGAAGATGCAGGACTTGGAGAACTATTTGGAGAATGCCGAAGCGAAAGAGTATGGGCACCCTGTGAAGAAAGGAAGCGGACGGAAGGAGAAGGATGATGACaccgaggaggaggaagatgatatGGAT CTTGAAGATTTTGATAGTGACGGGGATGAAGATGCAGAACTAGGTGCAAATGCCAG GTATGAGGATTTTTTTGGGGGCAAcaagaaaaaacaacaaaaaaagtGTGGTACTGTTGGAAAGAGAAAACGCTCTTCCACTGAACTGGATGCCGTTGATCATTTTGAGAACACTGATGAAGATGTTGAGAAGAATGATAGCGAG CAAAAGTTACTCTCAACTCATGAAAAGGAGCTTCAAAAGATGCGTTCAAAAATAGAGGAAATGGAGAAAGCAAACTTGGATCCTAAATCCTGGACCATGCAGGGAGAG GTTACTGCTGCTAAAAGGCCGAAGAATAGTGCTTTGGAAGTGGACCTTGATTTTGAGCACAATGTAAGACCtgctccagtaatcacagaggaaGTTACTGCTTCCCTTGAAGATATAATCAAAAAAAGGATCATTGAG GGTCATTTTGATGATGTTGAAAGAGCTCCTATCTTGCCATCTAAACCCCCTAAGGAGACCAAAGAGATG GATGAAAATAAGAGCAAGAAGGGTCTTGCCGAGATATATGAG gAAGAATATGCACAGAAGACAGGTCTAGCTCcagctcttctttctgcttctgaTAAACTTAAGACTGAG GCAACAATGCTATTCAAAAAGATTTCCTTGAAGTTGGATGCGCTGTCTCACTTCCATTTTGCTCCAAAGCCG gttattgaggacatgtctatacaagtcaatgtacctgctctagcaatggaagag GTTGCTCCATTGGCCGTCTCAGATGCCGCTATGCTTGCTcctgaggagatttttcatggaaaaggaaatatcaaagaagaggcagaattaacaaaagaagagaggaaaaggagacgggccaaccagaaaagaagatttagaagattgaaag CTGAAACATTTAAGAGAGCAGTGCAAAAAACCGGTCAAAGTGCAGTGCCCGGTGCTACTAATG AGAAGCCAGATTCATGA